Proteins from one Dysgonomonas sp. HDW5A genomic window:
- a CDS encoding DNA replication/repair protein RecF — MILERISILGYKNIEQAELTFSPKLNCFIGKNGMGKTNLLDAVYYLSFCKSHNNQVDSQNIKHDADFALIQGYYLLGGSDEEEFFCSLRRRQKKQFKRNKKEYEKLSDHIGCLPLVMVSPSDSDLITGGSDERRKFMDVVLSQFDKEYLHALIRYNKALQQRNALLKSDMQADESLYELWEEQLAYEGQIIHTKRKAFVEQFIPTFQYYYNFICQSNETVELKYESPLDEGNLVDLLKHKRKRDKILGYTTAGVHRDDLDMRMDDYSIKKVGSQGQNKTYVVAMKLAQFDFLKKAGSTTPILLLDDIFDKLDSTRVEQIVKLVSEDNFGQIFITDTNRDHLDEILKGLNSDYRLYQVEGGGVLQLK, encoded by the coding sequence AGAACGTATATCGATATTAGGTTATAAGAATATAGAGCAGGCTGAGTTGACTTTCTCTCCCAAATTGAACTGTTTTATAGGCAAAAATGGAATGGGTAAAACCAATCTGTTGGACGCTGTATATTATCTTTCGTTCTGTAAAAGTCATAATAATCAGGTTGACTCCCAAAACATAAAACATGATGCCGATTTTGCTTTGATTCAAGGCTATTACCTATTGGGAGGTAGTGACGAAGAAGAGTTCTTTTGCAGTTTACGCAGGCGTCAAAAAAAGCAATTTAAGCGAAATAAGAAAGAATACGAAAAATTGTCCGACCATATCGGTTGCTTGCCTTTGGTTATGGTTTCGCCTTCGGATTCCGATCTAATCACCGGAGGAAGCGACGAACGGCGTAAGTTTATGGATGTTGTGTTGTCACAATTCGATAAAGAGTATTTGCATGCTCTTATTCGCTATAATAAAGCTTTGCAGCAACGTAATGCATTACTGAAATCGGATATGCAGGCCGATGAATCGCTTTACGAGCTTTGGGAAGAACAACTTGCCTATGAAGGGCAGATTATACATACAAAGCGAAAGGCTTTTGTAGAGCAATTTATACCGACGTTTCAGTATTATTATAATTTTATATGTCAATCGAATGAAACGGTCGAATTAAAATATGAGTCGCCACTTGATGAGGGAAATCTGGTTGATTTGCTGAAGCATAAACGGAAGAGAGATAAAATTCTCGGATATACAACAGCAGGCGTTCATCGCGATGATTTGGATATGCGTATGGATGATTATTCGATCAAGAAAGTTGGTTCTCAGGGGCAAAATAAAACCTATGTGGTGGCTATGAAGCTGGCTCAGTTCGATTTCCTGAAAAAAGCAGGATCAACTACACCTATATTATTATTGGATGATATTTTTGATAAACTCGATTCAACCCGTGTAGAACAGATTGTAAAGCTGGTGTCGGAAGATAATTTTGGTCAGATTTTTATTACAGATACCAATAGGGATCATTTGGATGAGATACTTAAAGGTTTAAATAGTGATTACCGTCTCTATCAGGTAGAGGGTGGAGGAGTACTTCAATTAAAGTAA